Sequence from the Neomonachus schauinslandi chromosome 9, ASM220157v2, whole genome shotgun sequence genome:
gtgtgtatgtgtgtgtgtgcgtgcacatgtgtgtgtgtgcatgtgtgtgtgtatgtgtgtgtgtctccaaaGGAAACTCATTACAATAAAAATTTGTGTTTCAaaggtatcctatggtttcaaAGGTGTCCTATAGCCTATAGtttatttagtaaattttttcttccattttcaacaATCTCTAAGTCTCTTATATAAGAATGTATTCAGAAAAAGTAATCTCATCTTTAAAACATCCACCTTAGAGAAGGCAGGCTGAACAGAAAAAGTGGTTTGCCGAATGTCTGCCACTGATGAGTGTGCTTCGACTGTGGGAAAATGTACACTCACAACAGATTCTTTGTCTGCTCCAGACGACCATTGGCATCTCAAGGGCAGGAGCTGTGTGTCTCACATCCCTGGACCTAGCTAGCTCAATAATTATTCATGATTTCCTCTGAATGGAAAAAGAGCCAAGAGCcgagaaatgaagacattcttGAGTCAGTCACTGAGGGGCTTCTGAGGTAGCAGCCCTTCTGCTGGTGGGAGCCACAGCCTtcactttcttgttctttcttcttgctttcccCTTATGACTCAGCAGTGGGAGTGCAAGTGTGATAGCTGAAGCCAGAGAACTTCAACAAACCACCTTAAATGATGACACCCAGCCGTAGAGGGGCAGAGGTCGAAGAGGCCTAGAAGATCAGTGAGCTACCCTTCTATCACTCCCCTCAGGGCTCTGTATCTGGAAGGAAGGACAACCGACAGCTCTGACCTGAGCAGACCTTCAGGGAAGATGCAGCCACTCCTGCTTTTGTTGGCCCTTCTTCTGCCCCTTGGGGCTGGTACAGGTGAGTGACCATCCCCATTCCAGAGACCTGGGCCCAACCCCCAAAACCCCTTGTACTCTTGACCCTTCTGCCCATCACAGTCAAGGATCGTCCTCAATTGGAGCCCAGGAACTTTTTGAACCCCAGCTCCTACCCCAAACCCAGACTAACAGGTCTGATGCTAGACAGACGCTCAACAAAGATGGCCGGCAGGAAGGGCGCTCGCTAAGAGGGTTAGTACGGGTTAGCCTCCCTCTTATCACTTGGAAAGTGAGTTGTTTGGAGAAAGGCATTTGGCAGAAGATATGAAGCTACAAAAGACAGGTAATTAAAAGCCCTCACTCCAACCCAGGAATGGTAAGCTCAGGCAAACCGGCTGCAGTAGTGGGAGGTGTCACTGGCCCCAGCTTGCAGAGCCAGTTAAATTTCTCAGCACTCTCCACCCACTCACTCCTGCCTGGGAGAGGAGGCCGGGGTGCAGTTGATCTCAGCAGCAGCTAGATGACTGCACCCAAAGctctgccccaggcctgggcagCCCGTTGTCAGCAccacctccccctgcctgccccaggcccttGGCTGCTCCACTGTCTTTGGCAGTGCCCTCCCCGCTTCCTGTGGCCTTGCATCCCACCAGCACTATCTCCACCCAGCCTCAGCCAAAAGCTCATCAAAGGCCATTCCTTTGTGCAACCTAAAAATGTCTACTGAGACCATGTGCTATCCCCTAGGACATGAGGATTTTAGAAAATCCAACTCCATAAATTCGTAGATAGTTTATTAGAAAATGGCACCCATCAGGATGcgagcagaggctcagaggggcccGGGAGATTCACTGAGAATCAAGGCATCAGGGGAGTCCTGTCCATGATCTTCTGGGACTCCATCGTCTTGAAGATAAATCTTATCTCCTCCATACGTGTGCCTGAAGTGGGATGTGGAGAACAAGGACTGCCCCCTTGTCAGGGGGTTTCTGAGGCTCAAGGTTTAAGAAAGGTCATCCTGCTACAAGAACCTGGGAGGACTGCCCACCCTGGGGTCCGCAGGGCACTGTAGACCCCGCCCTTGATCACCACCTTCCTAAGCCTTCCCTCCTGACCCCAGCCACCCCCAGACACCCCATCTTCCAGCCTTTTCTTTCAGAGGAGATCATCGGGGGCCATGAGGCCAAGCCCCACTCCCGGCCCTACATGGCATTTGTTCAGTTTCTGGATAAGAGCAAGAAGAAGAGGTGTGGCGGTGTCCTGGTGCACAAGTACTTTGTTCTGACGGCTGCTCACTGCTGGGGAAGGTGAGGGGCAGCATCCAGCCTACACATCTGAAACCCCTACAGGGACCCCTGTCCTCTCCCCAGGGGCTGCAGCCCAGGGAAGCACCCGGGGCTCCTGATAACTCAAGCCTATGAGAGCTCATCCAAGAAGCCAGCCGAGAGCATGGCTGGGGCAATGAAAGGCTGAGAAGTAGGACAGGTAAGCTTTGGGGTCAGAGGGTCTGATGTGAGAATAAGTGGCACAGTTGAGAAGAGAGGGAGCACACCAGGCAAATAAAGCAACCGTGGAGGATGGAAGCATGCATTAGAGCCAAAATGCAAACTCGAGTAATTTCATGATAATGCCTGAAGGCAAAAGAAAGCTCACAGAAGCCCTACCTTCAGTGTTATTGAAAAAAAGAGGATCTAGGACCCATCTGTCATCTCGGTTTCCCCCTCGGCTCCAGTCCTGCCTTGCCCTGGCTGCCATGTGCCCTTCACAGCCGCTGGCTGTATCCTGTGACTTCGCACCCCCACACACCACTCTGGTCTCTGTGCAGCTCCATCAGGGTCATCCTGGGGGCCCACAACATCGAGGAACAGGAGAGGACCCAGCAGGTCATCCCCGTGAAAACAGCCATCCCCCACCCAGACTATAATCCAAAGAACTACTCCAACGACATCATGTTACTGCAGGTAAGGAAACCTCCCTGCTGCCCTTGCTCTCCTGGGTCCATACTGTTTCCTCCTCCCACTGGgacctgtcccctccctccttcccaccctggcCGCCTGACCAGTCCCCGTGGCTCAGGGCAGAGAGAAGACGGTGCAGCCTCATCGGGGTGTCCAGGCCCAGAGGCCACTGGCTGAGCTGGACTCTCTTGCCTCTTTCCATCAGCTGGAGAGAGAGGCCAAGCAGACTGCAGCGGTGAGGCCCCTCCACCTGCCCACCGGCAAGACCCGGGTGCGGCCAGGACAGGTGTGCAGTGTGGCCGGCTGGGGGCGGGTCTCAATGAGCTCTTTAGCAACCACTCTGCAGGAGGCGTCGCTGGAAGTACAGAAGGATAGGGAGTGTGAATTCCTCTTCCGTGCCTATTACAGCAGGGCCACCCAGATTTGTGTAGGAGACCCGAAGAAGATGAAGATCGGCTTCAAGGTCAGGCTTCCAGCATCTACCTAGACAGGCCCCAGGAGAGAGGAACTTGGGGCGGTCCAGGGTGTGGGAGTGGCCATATCTTCTTGCCTCAGCCTGAGAGCTTGGGCAGCTGGGTTCACAAATCCAGtcttcagtttttccccaaatgGGTCgggatggaggggaggaaggatcTGTCATCCCAAGcagcatccctcccacccgccccccctccaccaccacccccgagGTTCCCTGAGGATTGGAGAGAAAGGTTTGGCCTGGGCAGAGCTGGAGAGAACAGTCAGTGCCAGGCTGGAGCCCAGGGACTGAGAGAGGGGACAAGGCCTGCCCTGGGTCCAATCTCCCATGCAGCCCCCTAACACAGACCACCCATCCCCAGTGCAGCGGAGAGGGCAGGACCACCGGGAGGCCAGCTCagtccttcctctctctgcccacaGGGAGACTCCGGAGGCCCCCTCGTGTGTAACAACGTGGTCCAGGGGATTTTCTCCTATGGAAAACCAGATGGGACCCCTCCAGGGGTCTTCATGAAGGTCTCCCACTTCCTGCCCTGGATAAAGAGAACAATGAAGCGCCTCTAACAACAGGCATGAGACTGACCTCCCTCTGTGCTTGGCCATCTTTTCTGGGGCAGAGGCAAGAATCccttggggctggggggtggagggtaggGATGGCAGGGCCATAATAAATGGATCTCTGGAGTGAATATGACTGAGGTCTTATTTATTCACTGAACCACTTCCGGTATGAAGCAACACTGCCCCAGGCAGTCTTCTGCTGCCAACTCCGGGCTTTGCTGCCTCCTTTCTCCcccagccctctgccctccctaaCCCCTATGCTGCCTAGCTTCTCATCAATTTCTCAGTTACACCTCCTTGGTGCTTAGCCCTCTGCAAAGGTTCAGCCTAAACTCTATTATAGAAGGACAATCCTCTCTCCCCAAAAAGTATCCCCTCTGGGCCTTAGAAATTTCTTCTCTAAGCCAACCACCATCACCAACCCAACAATTTGGTCAGTAAAAAGGGGGTAACTCTAGGGACCCAAGAGGCCAGGGGGCCATGTCACGGGCACTCAGTTTCCTGCTTCCAgggcctctctctctgccgcgGGGGAcagcctggcctggcctcagGACCCCAACTCCCCCTGCTGGCAACCTGGGTTACGGCAGCTTTGTGAGCCAGAGGGCTCTGGGCAGCCGACCATCCTGGATCAAATGTTAATCTCTCTCCCCAGGTACATGACTGGCTCTGTCCCTGCCATTGGGAAACTTAATGAGAAATGTCTCCTAAATGCCCCTTCCACCTCCTTCCACCAAGCAGTTCAGGTTTGGCACAAATGGATCTGTATTTAGAATCCACGAGAAAGCCTgtcttgaaaataatta
This genomic interval carries:
- the LOC110585278 gene encoding granzyme H-like isoform X1, with protein sequence MQPLLLLLALLLPLGAGTEEIIGGHEAKPHSRPYMAFVQFLDKSKKKRCGGVLVHKYFVLTAAHCWGSSIRVILGAHNIEEQERTQQVIPVKTAIPHPDYNPKNYSNDIMLLQLEREAKQTAAVRPLHLPTGKTRVRPGQVCSVAGWGRVSMSSLATTLQEASLEVQKDRECEFLFRAYYSRATQICVGDPKKMKIGFKGDSGGPLVCNNVVQGIFSYGKPDGTPPGVFMKVSHFLPWIKRTMKRL
- the LOC110585278 gene encoding granzyme H-like isoform X2 → MQPLLLLLALLLPLGAGTEEIIGGHEAKPHSRPYMAFVQFLDKSKKKRCGGVLVHKYFVLTAAHCWGSSIRVILGAHNIEEQERTQQVIPVKTAIPHPDYNPKNYSNDIMLLQLEREAKQTAAVRPLHLPTGKTRGDSGGPLVCNNVVQGIFSYGKPDGTPPGVFMKVSHFLPWIKRTMKRL
- the LOC110585278 gene encoding granzyme H-like isoform X3 is translated as MQPLLLLLALLLPLGAGTEEIIGGHEAKPHSRPYMAFVQFLDKSKKKRCGGVLVHKYFVLTAAHCWGSSIRVILGAHNIEEQERTQQVIPVKTAIPHPDYNPKNYSNDIMLLQGDSGGPLVCNNVVQGIFSYGKPDGTPPGVFMKVSHFLPWIKRTMKRL